The sequence CCCCTGGAATGTGCTCAAAGAGACCCTGTCTAACATTCCGGTGGTACGCCGTGGTACGAAAGCGTATCAGCTTGGTGGCAATGACTTAGAAACTCAATCTATCGAGCCACAAGGTTTTTCGACGGTATCGCATGTGTCAGCGGCGGAGCTCAACAACCTCAAGGCATTAGGCTTAAAGAACATTCAAAAGTTTTTTGAAATGCTTCAGTTTGGTGTGATGCGCAAGATTGAAGTCTCAACTGAAGCGCTGTGTGCTCAATCGCTGACAGGTAAGATTGCCTACCCAATGAAAACCGCAGACGGCGCAATGGAATTGTTCGAAGTGGATTTTGGGGAAACCCTTCGCTACAAATTTGACAGCTCACTGAAAGCCACAGACGCCACCATCGAACAAGTGTACACCGCCTTGCAAGAAATGGATGAAACCATTCAAGCGAAAGGTTATGGCGCAAACTTGGAAGTATTGAGTGGTAAAACGTTGTTTGCTCGCATTGTCACCTTAGCAGGGAAAAATAAATCCAACGTGCTCGATGTGAAAGTCAGCAAGGGGCAAGTCAATGTAGGCGGCTACCTCATTAATCTTGAAAATGGTTCATATGAAACCATGGTAGGCGGTACGAAAACCCGCGTAAAAACCGTTGATGATGACAAGATGGTGATGATTGACCTTGAGGCAGGCCACACACCGTACTATGCCGCGCTCGATGATTTGGACGCAGGCCTTCAGGCCTTACCTTTCTTCTCGAAAGTAAAGAAAGTCGACGATCCAAGTGGCGCGGATGTGTACACCATGTCAAAGCCTTTGCCTGCGGTTGTCGTGGATGCCATCTGCTGGGCCGATGACGCACTGAAGTAAGGAGTGATAATGGCTATTACCCTTACCGAGTTAAGAGCAATGGTCAGCATCCAGGGAGTATCGAGCTCCCTGGATGAGCAAATCTACCACTCCTTAACTTACAACGATGAGAACAACACTCAAAC is a genomic window of Vibrio crassostreae containing:
- a CDS encoding major capsid protein, whose translation is MDIIDILRGLLAPQEWAELLNNYKKRKSVPMRIRKKVFGEAVFYPSVRIPWNVLKETLSNIPVVRRGTKAYQLGGNDLETQSIEPQGFSTVSHVSAAELNNLKALGLKNIQKFFEMLQFGVMRKIEVSTEALCAQSLTGKIAYPMKTADGAMELFEVDFGETLRYKFDSSLKATDATIEQVYTALQEMDETIQAKGYGANLEVLSGKTLFARIVTLAGKNKSNVLDVKVSKGQVNVGGYLINLENGSYETMVGGTKTRVKTVDDDKMVMIDLEAGHTPYYAALDDLDAGLQALPFFSKVKKVDDPSGADVYTMSKPLPAVVVDAICWADDALK